From a region of the Paenibacillus sp. R14(2021) genome:
- a CDS encoding DUF1294 domain-containing protein, producing the protein MTLFEKLCLAYAIIVNLYAFSLMRVDKIRAVKDRRHRIPERKLLGVSAAGGALGAFAAMRMFRHKTKHPAFSVGLPVMLVVHIVLVIWAIQ; encoded by the coding sequence GTGACACTATTCGAGAAGCTATGCCTTGCTTATGCAATTATCGTAAACCTCTACGCCTTCTCGCTTATGCGAGTAGACAAAATCCGTGCGGTCAAGGATCGCAGGCATCGAATCCCGGAACGCAAGCTGCTCGGCGTGAGCGCCGCCGGCGGCGCGCTTGGCGCATTTGCCGCCATGCGGATGTTCCGTCACAAGACGAAGCATCCTGCTTTCTCCGTGGGCCTGCCGGTCATGCTGGTCGTTCATATTGTTTTGGTTATTTGGGCAATCCAATAG
- a CDS encoding CPCC family cysteine-rich protein, translating to MIRYSCPCCGYPTLEQPRVWEICRLCGWEDNGQDDLYADQVWGGPNADYSLTEARANFKQHYSMYRDPGNTLHQTEQELKAKWALMRAFDNLKNAPDASKPQQWLQITALEGVLSDTVQARIAGILYP from the coding sequence ATGATTCGTTATTCATGTCCCTGCTGCGGCTATCCGACCTTGGAGCAGCCGCGCGTTTGGGAGATTTGCCGGTTATGCGGCTGGGAAGACAATGGGCAGGACGATCTCTACGCAGACCAGGTCTGGGGCGGTCCCAATGCAGATTATTCGCTGACCGAAGCCAGAGCCAATTTCAAGCAGCATTACTCCATGTACAGAGATCCCGGTAACACCCTGCACCAGACGGAACAAGAATTGAAAGCGAAATGGGCGCTCATGCGTGCTTTCGACAACCTTAAGAACGCGCCTGACGCATCCAAACCGCAGCAATGGCTGCAGATCACCGCGCTGGAAGGCGTGCTGTCGGATACCGTTCAAGCACGCATTGCCGGCATTCTCTATCCGTGA
- a CDS encoding 3'-5' exonuclease yields MTVQSAFQEEANRIDEVLLQIRKQLRGIGPRYTGNDFTEQMLEIQREQREQRLNVAEREPYFGRIDFQETVHPAPKPLYIGKAGVAHEKSNEVLVVDWRAPVASLFYAFSGGEAPVSYESPDGDVEGTVHLKRNLMVREGKLERVVDSYVRGQEEESVTDEFLLYRLGESKDNKLRDIVSTIQQEQDRIIRTDKNKAVFIQGVAGSGKTTVALHRLAYLLYRYAGSIRAERMVIFAPNRMFLDYISGVLPELGVGDILQTTFPDWALEQLQQTVRLDEAYDPMNYWFEQPRTREEIQGSSSRIKGSLAFKALIDAKLALTESSLIPVESFEPMPGWRVTPEMITEWLSTDESSEPYMKRRNRLVSRLKRWLESEWKTRRLTDSKLKTKLNTKLNAYVKKIPSPTAPQLYSSLLGDAAAQELLTSKGCAATIKLLKTKLVWPEDLAPLVYIQVRLNGFDGLPYDHVVIDEAQDYSPFQLEALKQCQRQPSMTVLGDLQQGIHGYAGIHSWTELTSLFLEADTGYFELDRSYRSTMEIIDFANRVLGAMGDGVKPAVPVFRSGEAVDVVPLANDAERLDTIADTIQSWQQNADYRTIAVLGRNTASCEAISKRLAAAGIEAALVQSKQEAYGGGLTVVPAYLAKGLEFDAVLVADADSGSFGSNDAKLLYVACTRALHKLKLLYCGELTTLVAEPAAVS; encoded by the coding sequence ATGACCGTTCAAAGTGCCTTTCAAGAAGAGGCTAATCGCATCGACGAAGTACTGCTGCAAATCCGCAAGCAGCTGCGCGGAATCGGACCTCGGTACACCGGCAACGATTTCACGGAGCAGATGCTGGAAATCCAGCGCGAGCAGCGCGAGCAGCGGCTGAACGTCGCAGAGCGGGAGCCTTATTTTGGCCGCATTGATTTTCAGGAAACGGTGCATCCCGCTCCTAAGCCGCTCTATATCGGCAAGGCCGGCGTTGCGCATGAGAAATCCAATGAGGTGCTGGTCGTCGACTGGCGCGCGCCTGTTGCGAGCTTGTTCTACGCCTTCAGCGGCGGAGAAGCGCCTGTATCCTACGAGTCACCGGACGGCGATGTTGAAGGCACGGTGCACCTGAAGCGCAACTTGATGGTGCGCGAAGGGAAGCTCGAGCGCGTGGTCGACAGCTACGTGCGCGGCCAGGAAGAGGAGAGCGTTACGGACGAATTCCTGCTTTACCGGCTGGGCGAGAGCAAGGACAACAAGCTGCGCGATATCGTTTCGACGATCCAACAGGAGCAGGACCGCATTATCCGTACGGATAAAAATAAAGCCGTCTTTATACAAGGGGTCGCGGGCAGTGGTAAAACAACCGTTGCGCTGCATCGGCTCGCTTATTTGCTGTACCGTTACGCAGGATCGATCCGGGCGGAACGCATGGTCATCTTCGCGCCGAACCGGATGTTCCTCGATTATATTTCCGGCGTGCTTCCGGAGCTTGGCGTTGGCGACATTCTTCAGACCACGTTTCCGGACTGGGCGCTGGAGCAGCTCCAGCAGACGGTACGTTTGGACGAAGCGTACGACCCGATGAATTACTGGTTCGAGCAGCCGCGAACCCGCGAAGAAATTCAAGGCTCCTCGAGCCGCATCAAGGGAAGCCTGGCATTCAAGGCCTTGATTGATGCCAAGCTCGCGCTGACGGAATCTTCGCTCATCCCGGTGGAATCGTTCGAGCCTATGCCTGGCTGGCGCGTCACACCTGAGATGATTACGGAATGGCTGTCGACCGACGAGAGCAGCGAGCCGTATATGAAGCGCCGCAACCGGCTGGTCAGCCGCCTGAAGCGCTGGCTGGAATCGGAATGGAAGACGCGCCGTCTGACGGACAGCAAGCTGAAGACGAAGCTGAACACGAAGCTGAATGCCTACGTCAAGAAGATTCCTTCGCCGACCGCGCCGCAGCTGTACAGCTCGCTGCTCGGCGACGCCGCCGCTCAAGAGCTGCTCACTTCCAAAGGCTGCGCGGCAACGATCAAGCTGCTGAAGACGAAGCTCGTATGGCCGGAAGACTTGGCGCCGCTTGTCTATATTCAGGTCCGCCTGAACGGATTCGACGGGCTGCCGTACGATCATGTCGTAATCGATGAGGCGCAGGACTACTCGCCGTTCCAGCTGGAAGCCTTGAAGCAGTGTCAGCGTCAGCCGTCGATGACGGTGCTAGGCGACTTGCAGCAGGGGATTCACGGCTATGCCGGTATTCACAGCTGGACAGAGCTGACGTCGTTGTTCCTTGAAGCCGACACCGGCTATTTCGAGCTGGATCGCAGCTACCGGTCGACGATGGAGATTATCGACTTCGCCAACCGCGTGCTCGGTGCCATGGGCGACGGTGTGAAGCCGGCTGTGCCGGTATTCCGGAGCGGCGAAGCGGTCGACGTCGTGCCGCTGGCGAATGACGCCGAACGGCTTGATACCATTGCAGATACGATTCAATCGTGGCAGCAGAACGCCGACTATCGTACGATTGCCGTGCTAGGGCGCAACACCGCCTCCTGTGAAGCCATTTCGAAGCGGCTTGCCGCCGCCGGCATTGAAGCCGCGCTCGTCCAAAGCAAGCAGGAAGCCTACGGCGGCGGACTTACCGTCGTGCCCGCTTATTTGGCCAAAGGGCTGGAGTTCGATGCCGTGCTCGTCGCCGATGCCGACAGCGGCAGCTTCGGCAGCAATGACGCCAAGCTGCTCTACGTGGCTTGCACGCGGGCG